In Fragaria vesca subsp. vesca linkage group LG1, FraVesHawaii_1.0, whole genome shotgun sequence, the sequence AACAAAACTATAGAACCATACATTGGACCTCGCTATAGAGACCTCGCATCTTCCCAGTTAGGAAGATTGTGACTAAATCTCAATTTCACTCAACATTTTCTACTTTCAGTATTTTGAGAAGGGAAATATAGTTGTAGTTGAACAAGCTGAAAAGGGGGCAAATACAATCGAAAAGCTTCAGGTAATGATCAAAGAATTGAACCAGAAAACACAGAAAATGAAACTGATGTTTATCATTCATCATCCATCATTCAGCAAGGTTTTCATGATCTGAAACATTCAGGATTTACAGGCAGTCAAATACCAAGGACAAACTTTAGGACCATGAACCAAGTTCCAAGGGAGAACTTTCTCAAGCAGAAAAAGATGTTCTGAAATGAACTTGCAAACAAAGATTAAACAAGTTCCAAATAAGAACTTCCCAAACACTAAAGGAAAAGCTCTGAATTGAACTTGGCAATGACCCAATTTGAGGGGGGGGAAAGGTAATCAGCTGGAAGTACTGGAATACTGACAGTAAAAGGCTGTTCAGAGAGACTCCAGATAGGAATAAGAGGAACTAGGATCTTCAGATAGGAGGCTCGTTAAGTATGATGAACGTACATGAACGAGGCTGTTCACATAAGGAAGATACTTTGCAAATCCAGCATTGTAATCCGCACTGTAAGCACCAATCACGTTATGCCTTAGAGTTTGAACCGTCCAAGATTTCATATTATAAGCAATCACTCTATCTTCGACAAGGATTATTACAGTATCATCTTTCACACAAGCCAGAACCCTTAGCAAACCACGATGAGCACGTGAAACAAAACCAAGTTGAGCACGAGAAAGAAAACCAAGATCAAGAAGAACTATATGCTTGAGATTCATATCCAAATCACCATAGATTTCCAAGGTGTAATCATTGCCTTCTCTAACAGGAAGAATATAGCACAGTTCACCACGCATCTCTGTTAAAACTCCTTTCAGTCCACTGTTGGGAGGGAGTGACAGAATTCCATAGTGCTCCTCCTTCAAGTCAAAAGCCAGAATGGCCCCAGCAAAAGTTTCCCAAAAGACTACACCCTTCAGAAAGATTCCATCCCCAGTCAACTTCAAGGCATCTACCTCAGAACACATAGTCTCAGCGAGTCTCCAGGAGCTTGACCTTGAAGAGTAAATCTCAAAACGGATAACTGGTTCATCAGTTAAACATAGAGAAACTGCACACACAAGTTCAAAATGTGCTGCAAAGTTTAGTGCTGAAGGCTCAAAGGCTAGTGCCAAGGCTGATTGATCAGGTCCATGATAAAGGATTGGTTCTGGAAGCACTTTCCATTCCTCATTCACAGGGTTACAAATATAGTATCTATTTTGTTCAAAACTGTTTTGGCAGCAGAGCAGACCCTTGCAAGCAGTTCTGATAGTAACAGGCTGAGGCAAGAAACGGAGGGATGGACTAGGAATGCCATAAGCATTTCTATCAAGTGAGATGAAGGAAGGCTTATCACCAGGGAGTTGACAAAAAAGACCAGAGATGTCTCGGAAGGAGTGAGTTTGCTGGTGGGCGAAAAAGGGTTTGTTAATCAACTTATCCCACTCCTTGCTAACAGTTTTGAATCTGCAAAGCGACTTGGCAGGGAGGAAATAAAGAGCATGATCCATTACTACATCTTGGATCTCAATGTTCTGCTTAAACCTTTTGTGTGGAAATTCATCATAAGGAACATAAACAGGAGCGGTTCTTTTGCGAGATTCTCTGTCAAGCTGCAATAAGGAATCAAAACATCAAGATGCATACAAGAAGAAAACACAATTGAAACAGTACTCCTATAAAAAATGAAAAAGCAAAAAAGGAAAAACAATTAAATGCAACTCATCCAGAGACTCTCTTCTCATGAATTATTTTTGCAAAAGACATCTAGGCCAAAAATATGACCTCTAGCAGATTGCTTGGTTTAGTTGATCCTAAAGGAGCTAAAAATGCGAGCAGTATAAACTAAAGGACATTTTGGTATCCAAGAAATAGATACCATTTCTAACTAAGGATTTCAATTGTTCCGGAGCATGGACTGTGAAATCAACCATATAAAGCTTAGCAGTTATGTACATAAATAACAGAAGAACATCTGCCAAAGCCTCCCACATCCCAAAATTAAACTACAGCCAATCCATGTATTTCATTTCAGTAAAAATAACAGCAATGTTCCGAGGACATACCACATCAGAGCGATCCACCACTTTGAGCTCATTTGAAGACTGTATATGCTGTTCTGCGATGTCATCAAACAAATCTTCCTCAAAATCATTGTCCACAAGATTGTCATTATCAACGGGATGCCCCTCAGAACTCGCCATAACTGCAAAATGACAACAGATTTATGGCGAGTTTGAAGGAGAGTTTCCCATAAATACAGTGACCAAATGACAACAAATTTAATTTGTAACATTCAAAGACTGAACAATGATCACTCAAAAAAGATAAATGGTTTTCAAATAACAGATAAACCAAACCCTATGTTTGCTTGACACAAAAGAAATCCCCAAAAACCGCTAATCCGGAAACAGAACATACAGAGAATCAGATTTTGGTGGTAATCCTATCACCAAAGATTTAAAAAGTGACCTAACTGAGATCTTGATCTACATCATCTCAAATCTTGGACAAATTGGTAAAAATTCCAACATGGGTTTCATGATTTGACACCAAAGATTCAGTCTTTTTTTTTTTCTAAGAATCAAATTCAAACTGCAAACACATTCATCAAATATCCCATTTTTTAAATTCCTTTGGCCTTTTCAATTTTCAGTAACAAAACAATTCAAGAGAATCGAAAATTGAACAAAACAGAGGCGTCTAAAAAAACCCAGAACAGATTAGAGACAAACAAACCCAAACCCAAAAACGAGCAAATGATTCATAGAAACATAGAGAAAACCAAAACGAAAACCCTTAAAGATTCAACCTTTAACAATTTAGAGAAATAATAATAATTCAAAAACAGAGAAGCGCGTGTCGTTTAAGCGAATTCTACGACTGAAAAATCAAAAAAGAAAGAGAAACGCACCGTCGTAGGGGGTGAGGGAGGCGACCGGAGACCGAATGCGGCGGTGGATTTGGGGCGAGGGAGGCGGAGAGAGTGTGAATTCACGGTTGAGAGAGCAGTTGAAGTGAGCCAGAGGATCAGACTAACAAGGGTTTGGGTATATGTAGGATTACTATAACGTGGTGGACATGTGGGGGACTGTTATTGGGTAGAGATGAGAATGGCGGTAGCGCGAGAAAATGTTGGCGTGGGGGTCAAGTCTCAAGTTCCGGGAAATTATATACGTGGAGAAGTTTAAAATGTAACAAATCATCATTATCCATTTATATAAAATAAAAACATTCAAAAAGGACTCTGTAATTTCCATTATTTACGAGACTATAGGGTGTGCACATCACTTTCATATTCGATACAATGTGGATAATTTAGATTAGATGAAATTAACACGTATGCATAATTTAGATTAGATGAAATTAACATGGTGATCTCCACACATGCCTAAGATTTATCGGGAAAAAAAAAAAAACTAATTTTGACACAACTCACACAAGTAGACTTTAAAGTAGATTATTGAAGATCCACAGACATCGCAGCTACAATACTAATTTAAAAGCTCAAGTGAACTGAATCCCAGTATCACAACATATCAAGCACCATGACCCCAAAAGACAAGCAGTTGAGGAGTACCAACTCATGGACGTTAGATAGCCATGAAAATAAAAGCATAACTAGAAAATGAAGCAATTAGTTCCAAACATAACCAACAATAACTACTAGTGTCTCTTCTTCAGGTTTGCACAATGGCAACATCAGAGTAGGATCGCCAAGAAGCAACTAGAGCTCCACGAGGCTGTTGACATGAGGAAAAAATATCCCTTGGTAAGACCCATCACACATATATATTGTTTCTTTAGTCCGCAGGTTGTATGCATAGAGTTTTGTCCCATTCCGGTACAACACCAGATTCCCACTTGCATGCAATAAACTACCCCTAGAACCGGGCGCTGAAGGTACTGGTGCAGGGTTAAGATTAACTGAAAGCTTTTGTGCCCATGCCTTGACCGAGCTGTGCATCTGCATTGTGTTTGTGTAAGCATTAGACAACACACTTACGGTTACTGCATTACCATGAGCCCTAGTCGAACAAAGCTTTCCATCCATCTCACCCATGACCGAATCAAAGTAACCATGGCTATAAAGGAGTTGTGCCCTCTCCATCTTCAGGTCAAAAGCAAGGATCCTACCAAGCGATGTGTGCCAATAGACTACGTCATTCGCATAAACACCGGATCTTGGCGAAACAGATCCACTGCCATAGTAAATCTCACCAGAAATTCTCCAAGACCCCTCCTTGGAGGAATAGATCTCAAATTCATGTCCTTTCTCAAAGTCGACTGATGGGAAAACACAGACCAGCTTGTACTCGGCCACAAAACTGAGCAAAGATGGCTCAAAGATGAGAACCAGAGCAGGGTCTCTTCCGTGGTCAGCAATTGGTTTAGGAAGCTTTTTCCACTGCTTAGTAACAGGATTGCAGATGTAGTAAGCCTTATAGCCTTCACGTCCCTGACAACAAAGCAGTCCATTGGAAGAAGCCCTTATGTCAACTGGCTCAGGTAAAAACTTCAGAGACGGGTCTGGAACACCATAGGCCGTGGAATCAAGAGAGACAAACGAAGGTACGGTTGATGGTGAGGAAACAAGAAAGAATCCCGAGATATCCGAAAAGCTAGTTGACTGCTTGTGGGCAAAAAAAGGAGATCTGATCTGGACCTTCCAGTCCTTGCAAACCCCATTGAACCTGAAAAGTGATTTGGCAGGCAGGAACGGGAGAGCATGATCCTTGATTATATCCTTCAGGTCCAGGTATATCATGCTGTTCTTGTTCGCTACCAACTCTTTTGCCCTCCTTGCTCGGTCCATTGCGCTCATTCACCTGCAATCAAATCATCCATCATTATTAGCAAGAAAGTCAAAATTACAGTGTTCACCTAAAGCACAATAACACAAAAACACATTTGTACATAGCAGCCATGTTACTCGAAGAAAAATATGTCAAATATTCTCCATACTCAGACAAAGCACTGATAACGTAACTCATAGTCAATTAACCTTGTTAAAAAACAACAATCACCGATCACGATACGCTTGATTATTCAAAAGTAGACAATGCACATTCCAGAATCTCACAGATGCCAAAATAGAGTGATTCCGAACCTCATCAACTCTTCACAGCCAATTTGCACAAACTCACAGAGCATATATAATCAAAAAAAAATAACCACAAAAAATTTCACACAGAATATGAATCAGAAAACAACACAAGGTCCTATCAAAATCCCCAAACCCCATGCAATGTGAAGAATCAACAACACAGAAAAACTACTCAAATTCACAGCAATCAAAACATCCAAGGCCACGCTAATACAATCAATAGGTACAATCAGCGACGATCGGACCTCAAAAACCCTAGAAAAATCGCGACGAGCAAAATCGAAGGAGTTAATCATGATCAACTGGCATGCATTGAAATCGATCGAATTGATGATTAAAGAAAAATCGAATTAAGGTGAGTGCGAGAGTGAGAGAGATCGTACCGATTGGGAGTGCGGCGGCGATCGGCGATTGGTGGAAGAGGGCTGAAGAGACGTGATGATGGAGACTCTTCGGTGTGAGAGAGAGAGAGACCCAGCTTGACTATAAGTCAATGTCCCTTTTGGAATTTTATGGGAGATTTTACATCTTCCGTGAAGGATAAGGATTTTCAATCATAATTGTAAATTCCTTTTATTTTAGTTTCTTACTACACAAGAATATTTAAGGGTGTGACTATTTTCATCCCACTAAATGCTCAGTTCACCTCACGCTTTATTTTTTACTTTTAATGTTCCGATTCTGCCCTTAACATTTTGAGAAAATATGGTTTTTATTTTCTTTCTTTTATTTTTCTCAATCTGATAAAATCTATATGTTCTCCTCAATCTCTTTCTTGAGTTTCTTCTTTACGATCATGAATATATATATATATATATGAAAGACTACATTTGAAGCTAGAAATAAAATAAAAACAAAAACAAACAATCTCACCACACTGTATAACCACCATGTTGAAGATTGAAGTGATTCTCAAATGTCCCAAATCTGATTTAAAAGATGTAGAGAATTGTTTTTTTCGATGTAAAGATGTAGAGAATTGTTTTTATTTGAATTTTACAAATTTTAATTTAATATTATATTTTCACAAAAATTCTTGATTGTGGGATTAGTATTGGAATATTTAGTTTAAAATTAGAAATATGGGTGAACAAAGTATTTGATGGGGTGGCAATAGCCGCACCCATATTTAATTGCATCCAATGGGGTTAGTCTAATGGAAGTATAGTAGGCTGTAAGTGGGACGAACACTGTAAAGATTTTTCTGATAATATGATGTCCTTGGTTCAAACCTCATCTTATGAAAAACATTCATTAAGAAGGGGGCATACCTTAAATTGCTCTCGACCCCGAAATGGTAACTCATCCGACCACCATTTTAATATTTAAACCCAAAGAATATTTAATTGCAGGAAAATATTCCTAATGATACTTAAATATTACAATCCTAATTAAATCGCATGAATCACGCCGACAAGATCTTTGAAATAGGTAATGTAACTAGGCTCGAACAACTCGTGTTCGGGTCATTTCAATTTGTTGGGCTTGTGTTCATAAGATAAATGACTCAAACTTGAATTTAATAGCTCGACAAAGAAACAAATCGAGTTTGAACTAAGATATATTCAGCTCGTTAGTAACTTAGTTTGTTAAAAATTATGAAAATTTTATAATACAAGTGAAAAATAATGCTATTCATACAAGTGATACAACCTATTTAGTTATTAATACACCGTAACTACTTCTATCTACAAAACTTTTTCGATTTTGCTTTATAATCGGTTTCCGTCTTAAAAAGGGTGTGGTTATCTACTTTGACTAGCTTGGGTGGTGGAGGAGACCAGACACGGGGTCGATATGTTGAGGAAGAAATAAGTCAACTCATTCAACCAAATACAGAGAGAGATTCGATTTCCGCCGATACACAAAGCTGCAAGTCTACTCTTCCAAAATCAATCTTACCAAACTCTTTTCAATGCCACTGCATGTGCCTTGCAACTCCAAATCCGCTTATCAAAGTGAACATGGATTCTGCATTTGTGTATCTCTAGCCTAGAGGGGAGCCAAACCAGTCTGTCTCCACCCAAAGGGCATAATACGATCTTCTCTGTTTTTTTTTTTTTGGTCTGTTGTTACTATTTATTAAATTGGGTTAACTATTAGTAAAAAAAGAAGTAATTTTTTTTTCTTCCTCGGAATGTAGAGCGATCAAATGGATCCCAAGATGACACTTCAAATTCTCTTGGTGTGAGGTTGATGGGCCAAGGATCCACAACTTCAGGTACTTACTCTGTGACGAATTGATGTATTCAAGTTCTGTATTTTTCAGTATGGCTTCTTTGTTCTTTCATCTAGTCCACTGTTAGTTCTTAATGCTGAATTGCTGATATGGTCTTTTGGGCAGAAGTGCTGAATTTGTTAAGATCTTGTAAACAAATGGATATTCTTCTCCATTAACACTCATACACAAGTATCCTGAGAATCAAATTCATCTTCATTTATGACATGCATTTTCTGTATTCGATCTTGTAAGTGCGAGTTATATAACTATCCTTTAATTTTATATTTTCACCACGCAAGTCTGCATGTTATATACTGTTGGAGCAAACTATGTGCCACTTCTGGTGATGAGTGTTGATGGATTTAAGAGGCGTGCTGCTTGTTTTATGTTTAGTTAAAAAGGGCAGCAGATGAATTTTCCTTTGTTGTTGTTTTGGTTTTTAATTCTGTTGAATGTTTTTAGTGATTCTTAGTCAGTTCATTGTTCATAATTTTGACTTGTATTGCATTTCTTGAAACTCATCAGCCATAGAATACTGATTAATATGTTATACCAGATATGAGATATCATTTGGTATCAGAGGTGCTTTAATGAATTCATCACTCATCTAGACTCTTGCTGAGTTCCTACCCAAAAATTGAAGTTTGAAGAAATAGTATTTATACTAATTAATCTTTTTATTTTATCGTTGGTTAGTCTCAGATACTGATTAGATATTTGGTCTCATAAGTTCACCTCTTAAGTATCTATTTTCATAGGATGTGCCAAACTTTAGCTGTTAACATAACCCAGTGCTCCATCCATATATACAAGTCTGATATTTGTCAAGTATCTTTCTCAAAATGTTAGGTTGAGATGCTGGAGTAGAGTAGAGATATTTTTTTCTTGTCTCACTCGCCCGTAATCTTTATTACCATTAGTCTATAACTTAATTGCATGATTATGACGACTGATTGTCATAGTCTCTCTTGCAGCCTCAGTTTCCTGTAACCTTGTGTTGGAACTTGATTAGTTTGTGAACTTACAAAATCATCCGCTCATATTGTACATAGCTGATAGTAGCTTTCGCCTTGAAGAGATTAATACTACGTATGTGCCAGGTTTTGTTAGCTTATGTCAGGTTGTTAGAGTTATAAAGGGGAGGGAATATGCTTATAATTCCCAGTCTATTTCAGTCCTTCAATATTGTTAATCTTATATTGGGAAAATTACTTCGTTTTGCACAGCATCCCAGATCTATAAAAGAAAGGTTCCGTACCATGCATATAATGCTTCCTGCAGCACAGGCCCTGCTAACTACGATTTCATATTTCTCCTTTATTGAATTCTATTGAAGCAATTTATCATGTGTTCCAGTTTTATTGGACTATTTGTTGATCGTTTCATATACAATGGGAGGTTAAGGTTTATATATACTTCTATCACATATGCCTAATCTATTTATGTGGATGTAAAGAACTCTCTGGAATAAAGGAAAGAGATTCACCAGTTTAATCTTTTAGTCACAGTAGACATTCAGTACTGATCACTGACTTTCTGGTCCTCTGGAATTGTGTTTGTCTTTACTTACAGGCAACATGGATGATCTTACAATGGGGCGTCAAGCTGTCCTGGTTCAATACTTGCGGTAACTTTACATAAGAGGCCTCATGTAATTGTGGGAACCCGTCCCTTGTGGGATCTTCTAAGTTATATGGCCGATATACTATCCTTTATCAGCCCTGTGTGATACCAGATCTGCAGCTTAGAGTATCAGAACAGTATCGGAAAGAGGTTGGTTCTCCTATCTTTCTTGGATATTTCCACTCCTGCAGCAGCTCGCATGGGTATTTATTGGTAACTGATGTTCTTGTTATAATGCCAAATTTGACCAAGGCTGCATGCTGGATAATTAGTGTTGGGGTTGGGGGGGGGGGGGGGGGGGGGGGTTGGTGGGGCTTGGGGTTTTTGGAAATAAATTGGACTCTGCATTGTCTAAAAGCCTAAATTGTGTTTTATCTCGGATCAAATCAGTAGAAATGCATATGTTAAACTCTATGCAGTGGCATATTTGAGGAATGTCTCTCAATAGGAGTAGAAGACTTACCGGTTAATGAACCTGCTGATTAACCTAAAGACTAAAAGATAGACATTGATCGATTCTTGGAGTCCTTGACTCCTTGTGGTATTCTCACAAGATAAGTTTTCAGGCCTCTATATATATCAGATTAAAGTCCCTTTGCTAGCTACGCAATTCATTAAGCAAACAGTCCCATTATGAGAGAAAGCAGTAGCATAGCGTAGAATGCTTTTACTGTGTTTGTGTTGCTGTTGTTTTTGTGTTTGTTGTGTTGCTGAGAAGGATGACCACAATCAGTGGAGCTGCAATTGACGCTGGTCCTTATGGTAATGCCATAGTTCAGTTAGGAAAACTTTAGAGGGATTTTCATATACACCTAATTTTGAAGAGTAATTTTAAATAAAACCCACATAATATTCTTATTTAATAGACATCTAAAATGTATCAATTATGATATATATTATGTCCTATTTTTTCTAAATTTTACACAATTGCCACCATTCAACGATAACATATAAATATAATATATAAACTTAATTGATGCTGTCTTAAATACCTTGATTATGAGTTTTTCTTCTAACACTAAAATTTTTCAATCAATTTACAATAATCATGTAGTTTTCTTTATTTTTTATGAAAAAATCTAGGTGAAAGGAATTCATTATCTAATCTATACATAAGGTAGAATATAATATAAATAAGAAATCTGATTAGAGTAAAATGAAGAAATTTTACACTGTCCGTAGGACCATTTGGCTTCTGACGTGGTCCTCTATTCTATTCAAATGTTAACATGCGGATTTCTATGATGAAAAACCAGTTTAGCTATTTTGATTTTTTAAACCCTAAACCCTAAACCCTATACCCTATACCCTACACCCTACACCCTACACCCTACACCCTACACCCTAAACTCTAAA encodes:
- the LOC101291870 gene encoding F-box protein At5g07610-like; the encoded protein is MASSEGHPVDNDNLVDNDFEEDLFDDIAEQHIQSSNELKVVDRSDVLDRESRKRTAPVYVPYDEFPHKRFKQNIEIQDVVMDHALYFLPAKSLCRFKTVSKEWDKLINKPFFAHQQTHSFRDISGLFCQLPGDKPSFISLDRNAYGIPSPSLRFLPQPVTIRTACKGLLCCQNSFEQNRYYICNPVNEEWKVLPEPILYHGPDQSALALAFEPSALNFAAHFELVCAVSLCLTDEPVIRFEIYSSRSSSWRLAETMCSEVDALKLTGDGIFLKGVVFWETFAGAILAFDLKEEHYGILSLPPNSGLKGVLTEMRGELCYILPVREGNDYTLEIYGDLDMNLKHIVLLDLGFLSRAQLGFVSRAHRGLLRVLACVKDDTVIILVEDRVIAYNMKSWTVQTLRHNVIGAYSADYNAGFAKYLPYVNSLVHVRSSYLTSLLSEDPSSSYSYLESL
- the LOC101305402 gene encoding F-box protein At5g07610-like, giving the protein MSAMDRARRAKELVANKNSMIYLDLKDIIKDHALPFLPAKSLFRFNGVCKDWKVQIRSPFFAHKQSTSFSDISGFFLVSSPSTVPSFVSLDSTAYGVPDPSLKFLPEPVDIRASSNGLLCCQGREGYKAYYICNPVTKQWKKLPKPIADHGRDPALVLIFEPSLLSFVAEYKLVCVFPSVDFEKGHEFEIYSSKEGSWRISGEIYYGSGSVSPRSGVYANDVVYWHTSLGRILAFDLKMERAQLLYSHGYFDSVMGEMDGKLCSTRAHGNAVTVSVLSNAYTNTMQMHSSVKAWAQKLSVNLNPAPVPSAPGSRGSLLHASGNLVLYRNGTKLYAYNLRTKETIYMCDGSYQGIFFPHVNSLVEL